A stretch of the Polynucleobacter tropicus genome encodes the following:
- a CDS encoding MerR family transcriptional regulator: MLEKTEFDASSALPSSQLPPIPSKRYFTIGEVADLCGVRSHVLRYWEQEFSQLSPQKRRGNRRYYQHHEVVLIRKIRALLYEEGFTISGARNRLEEARGELRLRDELLAVLQILSK, translated from the coding sequence ATGCTCGAGAAAACCGAGTTTGATGCTAGCTCGGCGCTACCGAGCTCTCAACTTCCCCCCATACCATCAAAGCGATATTTCACAATTGGTGAAGTAGCCGATCTTTGTGGCGTTCGCTCGCATGTCTTGCGATATTGGGAGCAAGAGTTTTCTCAGTTAAGTCCGCAAAAGCGTCGTGGTAACCGCCGTTACTATCAGCATCACGAAGTGGTTTTGATTCGTAAAATTCGCGCCTTGCTTTATGAAGAGGGTTTTACGATTTCTGGCGCTAGAAATCGTCTTGAAGAAGCTCGCGGAGAGCTTCGTTTGCGCGATGAATTGCTTGCGGTCTTGCAAATTCTATCCAAGTAG
- a CDS encoding integration host factor subunit alpha, with translation MSELNSSDTVTKNELSEALFDQVGLNKREAKDMIDAFFDRIGQSLESGTEVKISGFGNFQLRNKSARPGRNPKTGQMIPIAARRVVTFHASQKLKDVVESHARENRV, from the coding sequence ATGAGTGAATTAAATTCTAGCGATACCGTAACGAAAAATGAGCTTTCTGAAGCGCTCTTTGATCAAGTTGGTCTCAATAAGCGTGAAGCCAAGGATATGATCGATGCTTTTTTTGATCGTATTGGCCAATCACTTGAGTCCGGTACGGAAGTGAAGATTTCTGGTTTCGGAAATTTTCAGTTGCGCAATAAATCGGCTCGTCCTGGCCGAAATCCAAAGACAGGGCAGATGATTCCAATAGCTGCTAGACGTGTGGTGACATTTCATGCAAGTCAAAAGCTCAAAGATGTAGTGGAGTCACATGCTCGAGAAAACCGAGTTTGA